A genome region from Novosphingobium sp. G106 includes the following:
- a CDS encoding 2OG-Fe dioxygenase family protein, with the protein MHSDLSPQQVSHPYPPGGLSRYHPGRFADSLLRERYTSIAPADWGAPFGAIDRHTLASFAESWDRLVDDRWMGDGGRYRRRRFAAFAVADGAITRKQHRPHFQKRAHNRLNGGISRWFSPVERMIGEHVVTSTLLRIGEELANALIGWAGCAWHAELHRFRIDASDQIGKPSPEGLHQDGVTAVLMILIDRRNVRGGVTMLVEDGRLVAQFELASPLQAIVLDDIRLRHTVTPVIACNMGVPARRDALVITFRPERNTKSFPLKETSNG; encoded by the coding sequence ATGCACAGTGACCTTTCTCCGCAGCAGGTGAGCCATCCGTACCCGCCTGGCGGTCTCAGTCGGTATCACCCTGGCCGTTTTGCGGATTCCCTGCTGAGGGAGCGCTATACCAGTATCGCGCCCGCCGATTGGGGGGCGCCCTTCGGAGCGATAGACCGTCACACTTTGGCCAGTTTTGCGGAAAGCTGGGATCGCCTCGTTGACGATCGCTGGATGGGCGATGGCGGACGCTATCGTCGTCGGCGGTTTGCGGCCTTTGCGGTCGCGGACGGCGCCATCACGCGAAAGCAACATCGCCCGCATTTCCAGAAGCGCGCACACAATCGCCTCAATGGAGGAATCTCGCGGTGGTTTTCGCCAGTCGAGCGCATGATTGGCGAACATGTCGTGACGAGCACATTACTGCGGATCGGCGAAGAGCTTGCCAATGCGCTCATCGGTTGGGCGGGTTGCGCGTGGCATGCCGAATTGCACCGGTTCCGGATCGATGCGTCCGATCAGATCGGAAAGCCATCACCCGAAGGACTACACCAAGACGGCGTCACCGCGGTCCTCATGATCCTGATTGATCGACGCAACGTCCGCGGCGGCGTGACGATGCTTGTCGAGGACGGCCGGCTCGTCGCCCAGTTTGAACTGGCGAGTCCACTTCAGGCGATCGTCCTCGACGACATCCGGCTGCGCCATACCGTCACCCCGGTAATCGCCTGCAACATGGGCGTACCGGCCCGGCGGGATGCTCTGGTGATCACATTCCGCCCGGAGCGGAACACGAAATCTTTCCCGCTAAAGGAGACCAGCAATGGCTGA
- a CDS encoding peroxiredoxin → MTIQLGQIAPDFEQDSTHGPINFHEWLGESWGVLFSHPKNFTPVCTTELGEVAKLRPEWDKRNVKPIGLSVDPVEAHHRWELDIHETQGAKLDFPMIADPDAKVSTLYDMIHPESDPTVTVRSVFVIDPSRKVRLILTYPPSTGRNFAEILRAIDSLQLTDSRSIATPVNWEPGEPVVISPKLSEEEAARQFPQGYKTLKPYLRMVDLQASAQ, encoded by the coding sequence ATGACCATCCAACTCGGACAGATCGCCCCCGATTTCGAGCAGGACAGCACGCACGGCCCCATCAACTTTCACGAATGGCTAGGGGAAAGCTGGGGTGTCCTGTTCAGCCATCCCAAGAATTTCACGCCCGTGTGTACCACCGAGCTCGGCGAGGTGGCCAAGCTGCGTCCGGAGTGGGACAAGCGAAACGTCAAGCCGATCGGCCTTTCGGTGGACCCGGTCGAAGCGCATCACAGATGGGAACTCGATATTCACGAGACCCAGGGCGCGAAGCTCGATTTCCCGATGATCGCGGACCCGGACGCCAAGGTCTCGACACTCTACGACATGATCCATCCGGAGAGTGACCCCACGGTTACCGTCCGATCGGTCTTCGTGATCGATCCGTCGCGAAAGGTGCGGCTGATCCTGACCTATCCCCCTTCGACCGGCCGGAATTTTGCCGAGATTCTCCGGGCCATCGACAGCCTTCAACTGACCGATTCCCGTAGCATCGCTACGCCAGTGAACTGGGAGCCGGGCGAACCTGTGGTGATTTCGCCCAAGCTTTCGGAGGAGGAGGCCGCGCGGCAATTCCCGCAAGGGTACAAAACACTCAAGCCTTACCTGCGAATGGTCGATCTGCAGGCATCGGCGCAGTGA
- a CDS encoding carbonic anhydrase produces the protein MTKAWEIDEGAPAVAEIGDGGLSALFARNRAWAEAKTLVDPSFFKRLVGQQQPRYFWIGCSDSRVPATEIVDLDPGEMFVHRNVANLTMPTDPNFAAALQFAVDVLKVEHIIVVGHYGCGGIQAAMTQGTDDAIGDWLAPVRALHRATRGEHDTGANRLCEHNIRAQVGALSTNPLVLAAWERQASLTLHGWVYAIGDGLLRSVCAPVNSCSSGAIAGRLVEPPV, from the coding sequence GTGACGAAGGCTTGGGAAATTGATGAAGGGGCGCCCGCTGTCGCCGAGATCGGTGACGGCGGGCTGTCCGCCCTATTCGCGCGCAACCGTGCGTGGGCTGAAGCTAAAACCCTGGTCGATCCCAGCTTTTTCAAACGCCTCGTGGGTCAGCAGCAGCCACGCTATTTCTGGATTGGCTGTTCGGACAGCCGGGTGCCCGCAACCGAAATAGTCGATCTCGATCCCGGCGAGATGTTCGTTCATCGAAATGTCGCCAATCTCACCATGCCGACCGATCCGAACTTTGCGGCCGCACTGCAGTTCGCAGTCGATGTCCTGAAAGTCGAGCACATCATCGTTGTCGGCCACTACGGGTGCGGCGGGATTCAAGCTGCAATGACGCAGGGGACGGACGACGCGATCGGTGACTGGCTCGCGCCCGTGCGCGCGCTTCATCGGGCGACCCGCGGCGAGCATGATACCGGCGCCAATCGTTTGTGCGAGCATAATATTCGGGCCCAGGTGGGCGCACTTAGTACAAATCCGCTCGTCTTGGCGGCGTGGGAACGGCAAGCTTCTCTGACGCTCCACGGTTGGGTTTACGCCATCGGAGACGGTCTCCTGCGATCCGTGTGTGCTCCCGTAAATAGCTGCTCGAGCGGTGCAATCGCCGGCCGTCTGGTCGAGCCGCCGGTATGA